The Cystobacter fuscus DSM 2262 genomic sequence TGGATGCGCTGAAGATCCTCCTGCCGCCCGTGGCCGCCTACTTCAAGGAGCAGGGCCGCCGCGGTCAGGAGACCTTCTACTCCTTCGCCGAGGCGCTCGACCGACGCGTCGCCTCCGGGGAGCTGCTGGACGACGCCATCCTGCTCGCCGCGCTGCTGGTGCCCATCGCCCAGGCCTCGCCCGTCGTGGAGAGCCTGGACGCCGCGGGCCGCCCCTCGGTGTCCCAGGCCATCGAGGACTTGCTGGCCGAGTTCGTCCAGACGGCGCGGCTGCCCCGCCGCATCGCCGAGCGCTGCCGCCTGCTGCTCATCGCCCAGCGCACGCTGTCGGGGGAGCGGCGCAAGAAGACGGGAGCGTTCCGCCGCCATCCGCTCTTCGCCGACGCGCTCATCGTCTTCGAGATCTCCGTCGAGGCCACGGGCCGTCACCGCGACGCGCTCGAGGCGTGGAAGCGCGGGGATGTGCCCGCCGCCCGCCCCTCCACCGAGGGCTCCGCCGCCGCCGAGGGGGACGCGCCCCGCAAGCGCCGCCGCCGTCGCCGCCGGGGGGGTGCTCGCAGCAAGCCCGGGACGACGGAGGGGGCCTCCACCGCTCCGGCGGCCGCGGGCGCTTCCGAGTCCACGGCCATGGAGGCCTCGGACGAGTCCCTGGACGACGCCTCGGGCGACGAGGAGTCGGACGACACGTTCGACGCCGGTGACTCGGACGACGACTCCGGCGAGGACGCGGAGGGCGCCTCCGACGAGGGGTGAGCCGTCGCGGACGTGTCAGTTGGGACGCTTGGGCTTCTTGGGGCGCTCGGGATCGGCCTCGGCGCTCCCGGCGACGTCCGCGGTCGTCACCGCCTTGGAGCCGAAGCGCTCGGCGATGCGATCCAACGCCGCGTTGAGCTTGTCGCTGCGCTTGGGGGCCTCGGGCTCGGAGAACAGCCCGAGCTGCCGCGGCTCGGCGCCGCCGCCCAGCTCCTGCATGGAGACGCCGGTCAGCCGCACCGGCTTGTCCTCGTGGGCCTTGTCCAGCAGCTCCCGGGCCACGCGGTAGAGCGTCTGTCCATCATCCGTGGGGGAGGCCAGGGTGGTCCTCCGGGTGATGAGGGTGAAGTCCGAGAACTTCACCTTGAGCTGCACCACCCGGCCCTTCACTCCCGCGCGCCGCATGCGGCGGCCCACCCGGAGCGCCTGCGAGTGGATGTAGGGACTCAGGGCGTCCAGGCCCGTCACGTCCTCGTCGAAGGTGTCCTCGGCGCCCACGCTCTTGGCCTCGCGATCGGGCACCACCTCGCGCGCGTCGATGCCCTGCGCGAGCTCCCACAGGTGACGTCCGGCCGAGCCGAACCGGGCCTCCATCCACGCCACGTCCCGCCGGGCCACGTCGCCAATGGTTTCCAGCCCCGCGCGCTTGAGGCCCTCCTCCGTCTTGGGCCCCACGCCCCACAACCGGCCCACGGGCAGCGCCGCGAGGAACGCCACCGTCTCCTCCGCGCGCACCTCGCGCTGGCCGTTGGGCTTGGCCACGTCCGAGGCGATCTTCGCCACGAACTTCACCGCGGCGATCCCCGCCGAGGAGGGCAGGCCCGTCTCCGCGGCGATCTCCTTGCGGATGCGCCGCGCGATGTCCGCCGGCGAGCCGAACAGCCCCACCGACGCCGTCACGTCCAGGAAGGCCTCGTCCAGGGACAAGGGCTCGATGAGGGGCGTGTAGCGCTCGAAGATGGAGAACACCTGCTCGCTCGCCTCGCTGTACGCATGGAAGCGGGGCTTCACCACGATGGCGTGGGGCGCCATCTTCATGGCACGCGCCATGGGCAGGGCGCTGCGCACGCCGTACTTGCGCACCTCGTAGGAGGCGGCCACCACCACGCCTCGCCGTGCGTCGCCCCCGACGATGAGGGGCTTGCCGCGCAGCTCGGGACGATCCCGCTGCTCCACCGACGCATAGAAGGCGTCCATGTCCACGTGGATGATGGCTCGCATGGGTGGGCTCACTCTACGGGCTCCCTCCGACACGCGCGGCTCACGCTCCGGGTGGCACGGCCAGGGCGTGCTTCTCCAGCACCGAGCGCAGCTCCGGGGGCAGGGGACTCGTGACGCGCACGGGCTCGCGCGTCACCGGGTGCGTGAACTCGAGCGCGCGGGCGTGCAGGAAGAAGCGGCCGAGCCCCGGCTCCTCTCGTCCCTCGTACAGCGCGTCGCCCACGATGGGGGCGCCCACCGCGGCCAGATGGGCACGCACCTGGTGCAGCACGCCCGTGGAGATGCGCACCTCCACGAAGCTGTACTCCCCCTCGCGTGCCAGCACGCGGAACTCCGAGTGCGCCTCGCGCGCGCCCTCGCCGCCCTCCACCGCGGGCTCCACCCGGTCCGGGTGCCGCGGATGGTGGCGCAGGGGCAGCTCGATTTCTCCCTCGTCCGCCAGGGGTCCCGTCACCAGTGCCCAGTAGCGCTTGTCCACCGCGCGCCCGCCGAACGCCTCGCGCACCGCCGCCCACGCCTCGCGCGTGCGCGCCGCCACCATCACCCCGGACGTCTCGATGTCCAGCCGGTGGCACAGCCCGCCCTCGCGCTCGTCCTCCGAGGCCCCGGCGCACTCGGGGTGGCGCGCCAGCAGGGCGTTGGCCAGCGTGCCCGTCTCGCCCGGTTGCAAGGGGTGGGACGGGGTGCCCGCGGGCTTGTCCAGGAAGACGAGCGCCTCGTCCTCGTGCAGCACCACCAGCGGCGCTCCCGGCTCCGGCACCACCTCGCGCCGCTCCTCGGGCACCACCACGCCGATGCGCTGGCCCGCCGTGACGATGAGCCCCTTCTTCGCCGTGCGGCCGTCCACCTTCACCGCGCCCGCGTCGAAGAGCTTCTTGAGCCTCGCGCGCGACAGCCCCAGGGCCTCGCCGATGAAGAGGTCCACCCGCTGCCCGGCCTTGTCCGCCTCCACCACCAGCGTGTGCGTCGTCGCGCTCGCGTTCACTCGGAGAGTGCCTCGTAGACTTCCTCCGCCGTCTGGAACCGGTCATCCGGTTCCTTGCGGAGCAGTCGATGCGCCACCCGCGCCAGTTGGGGATCCGCCCGGGGGTTGAGGGCCAAGAGGGGAGGGGGCTCGGTTTCCAGCACCTTGTGCCACAAGTCCACCGGGGACTTCGCATCAAAAGGAGGCCGGCCCGTCAGCAGCTCGTAGAGCACGACGCCCAGGCTGTAGAGGTCCGTGCGCCCGTCGAGCGGCTCGTCCAATATCTGCTCCGGCGCCATGTAGCGCAGGGTGCCCACCATGCGGCCGTCCAGCGTCATCCCCGCGTCATCCGCGAGGAACTTCGCCAGGCCGAAGTCCATCAACCGCACCTGCCGATCCTCGTCCACCATGATGTTGGAGGGCTTCAGGTCGCGGTGCACCAGCCCGTGCGCGTGGATGTACGCGAGCGCCTCGCACACCTGGAGCAGCGAGTCCTTGAGCCGGCCCATCCGCTCCGGCCGGTTGAGCTCCTCCAGCCGCAGCACCGACTCGCGCGTCTCCGGAGGGGCATGGGGCCTCGTCCGGTCCTCCGGCGGCTCGAAGTCCAGCGGATCCAGGTCGTCCGAGTCCGAGTCCAACCAGGGTTCCACCGGC encodes the following:
- a CDS encoding RluA family pseudouridine synthase — translated: MNASATTHTLVVEADKAGQRVDLFIGEALGLSRARLKKLFDAGAVKVDGRTAKKGLIVTAGQRIGVVVPEERREVVPEPGAPLVVLHEDEALVFLDKPAGTPSHPLQPGETGTLANALLARHPECAGASEDEREGGLCHRLDIETSGVMVAARTREAWAAVREAFGGRAVDKRYWALVTGPLADEGEIELPLRHHPRHPDRVEPAVEGGEGAREAHSEFRVLAREGEYSFVEVRISTGVLHQVRAHLAAVGAPIVGDALYEGREEPGLGRFFLHARALEFTHPVTREPVRVTSPLPPELRSVLEKHALAVPPGA
- a CDS encoding serine/threonine-protein kinase, translating into MLPKVIGGYRVLETLGSGGVGTVYRALDGQTSEPVALKVLSGAPTRDSRAARRLLREFETLTDLSHPNVVKVYDTGMFQSSPYLVMELIEGLTLRDYLALKSEASRVSPVRAKASLERSEDESGEDGSEPSGVLKFDLSAFAEESPSEECGVMRSGSTEAPGRMSRAPVEPWLDSDSDDLDPLDFEPPEDRTRPHAPPETRESVLRLEELNRPERMGRLKDSLLQVCEALAYIHAHGLVHRDLKPSNIMVDEDRQVRLMDFGLAKFLADDAGMTLDGRMVGTLRYMAPEQILDEPLDGRTDLYSLGVVLYELLTGRPPFDAKSPVDLWHKVLETEPPPLLALNPRADPQLARVAHRLLRKEPDDRFQTAEEVYEALSE